The Chryseobacterium aureum genome contains a region encoding:
- a CDS encoding Fur family transcriptional regulator, producing MDTIQKEKNIALIKDVLRNYLLEKGFRNTPERYTILEEIYNMDHHFNVDDLYLLMMQKKYHVSKATIYNTIEIFLDAGLIRKHQFGEKTLTSSSYEKSYFDKQHDHLVIYKKDSDKEIEEIIEFCDPRIQGIKEAIEEAFGVRIDSHSLYFYGTKND from the coding sequence ATGGATACAATACAAAAAGAAAAAAATATAGCTTTGATCAAGGATGTTTTGAGAAACTACTTATTAGAAAAAGGGTTCAGAAACACACCTGAAAGATATACAATATTGGAAGAGATTTATAATATGGATCATCACTTTAACGTTGATGATCTGTATCTTCTGATGATGCAGAAAAAATATCATGTTTCCAAAGCAACTATTTACAATACTATTGAGATTTTCCTTGATGCAGGTTTAATCCGTAAGCATCAGTTCGGAGAAAAGACGCTGACCTCTTCCTCTTATGAAAAGTCTTATTTTGACAAACAGCATGACCACCTGGTGATTTACAAAAAAGACTCAGACAAAGAGATTGAAGAAATTATTGAATTCTGTGACCCAAGAATCCAAGGAATCAAAGAAGCCATCGAAGAAGCGTTTGGCGTAAGAATTGATTCTCATTCGCTATATTTTTATGGCACTAAGAATGACTAA